aaatttttttgcccCCCAACTGGCCACTTCATAACCAAGTAACTCCCGTACATTTTAATCATGTTCTTATCTCCCAAAAACCCAGTTCATATACAGAACAACAGAAAAACCAAGAAACTCCTATATTTCCAGGTGAAACAACAGTTTCAAATGAAGTTCTAGATACAGTATTAAAAGCCGGGGAGGTCCTAAAAATCCGTGGATTATGGCGGCAGACGGATGAAGCTGGGGACCCTCCAGCAGAGAAGACAACCACACAAGTAGCTAGCGTTAACAAACAGCCGGTGAAGAAACCGGAGGACTTACAGCCTAAGATAGCAGTTAAGAAAGATGATAAACTACTTAAGACTTTTACACCAATGCAGCAGCAAGGGGTCACAAGGTAAGTACTTGAAGCATTGACATACATtgaaggacgggccttacgggcattaagaacggtgctagttcagtggtgtcactcacgaatttgaGTCAATTGTGCAGTCTAGCACagctagttgcgaccaatcacgcgcgtgatgcgaaTTTTTCAATAAACGCGTTGTGGCGTAAGACTGCACGactggctcgaattcgtgtgtgtGACACCACTATACTGGCTCCATTCTTATTGCTTGTacggcccgtccttagatatacctCAATGACTTAaagaatttttttcttaattttattttacgcatttaattatcattaattttatttttgttgacctAGGTTCAGAACCTGGTCCCAGGGGTCTACATAGCAAATGTACCTTGAAGTAGTTTTTTGgggacataatttttttttattgaatatttattattaattattatgacaGGGTTGAGTGGAAGAAGGAAGAAGCGAGGGGAGGCTTTGCCTAGCAGTAGGACACACTAAATTAGggcaatataaaatatatatttattacatttttttgttctgatttttttttacttgataataataataaataaatattataggacattattacacaaattgactcagtcccatggtaagctcaataaggcctgtgttgcgggtacttagacaacgatatatataatatatattataaatacttaaatacatagaaactcatcacacaaataaatgcccttaccaggatttgaacacggGACCATCGGATTTGAACCAGGGTCGCTACCcaataggccagaccggtcgtcaattaatCAAGTGATCTACCCTTTGCTCTATTTAGGAATagttattaaacaatataataaatattattcaatagcTATAGTATGGGAAGCTTCAATAGCTTCATATTTTATAGTACTATCTAGCATCACAGGTTTACACTAATAAGCTGATAAAGGTTGGTAAAactcatttgatttttttaatatttcagacCCATGTTCATTGGACCACCCAAGCTGGTGTTCATCAAGACCACAGAGGGAGGCACGCAGGCGGCGTTACGGTCGGCCGGGCCTAAGGGCCAAACTATACTGGTTGCACCCGCGCCAGCCCCGGACACTTCTACCACCTCGGCTACTACTACCACCACCTCCACTTCAATAGCTATAGGTAATTATCCAGATCCATGTTAATCAGAAATAACCTGGTGTTCATTAAGGCAGGAGGCAGACATGCGTTGCGGTCGGGCGGGCCTAAGGACCAAACTATACTGGTTGCACCCGCGCCAGCCCTGGACACTTCTTCCACAATAGCTATAGGTAATTATCCAGATCCATGTTCATCAGAAACAGACTGGTGTTCATTAACACAGGAGAATGCGGGAGTTGTGGCTGAGCGGGCCTAAGGGCCAAACTACTGGTCGCACCCGCGCCCGCCCAAGACACCTCTACTCACCTTCGCGTCAATACAGGtatcattatttaacattatcAGCAACAAGGATCTTTCTATAGAATCGATGCCACCAAGTCCTGGTCAAGCAAGAAATTGCTCACTGGTGGAAGTGGATAGGGCACACCCTTCGAAGACCAGAGGACAACACGGCCATGATCGCGTTCACGGAGAGCAGACGATGGGGTCGGCCGGCGCGCACGTGGCAGCGCACCGGCGACGCCGAGCTGCAGCCTGCCGGACTGTTGGAGGGCCGCGGAGCGCGAGGCACAGGATAGGCAATGGGGTATCAAAGGACGACGACATTATTACCCAGATCCATGCTCATCCCATTCAAACTGGTGTTCAACAAGACTACAGAGGACAAAAGCACAAGGACCAATAGACAGTTAAGACTGTTGCCGTTAGTAGATGGCGCTGTGCGATGGCGCACATATGTGTTGTGGTAACAGGATTGGATGATCAAATGTTAGCAATTGACAACCAAAATGTATGGGAGTATACATCGCCATCTATTTCTGGTGTAATTTTTGAGGGTACATATAATTTACGCGGCGTGCCAAAGCAGCTCCTAAAGGTTCTCCAgctgattgttcaaaaactgatgacatagttgcattttatccacaggagtggtaaagtaatttgatgcaaattttgcgTTGTTTTCTTAAGTTAGCTGGTAgaatgataattttgaatgataaatatttaataacgtacatttggatttgattttgtttcatATTAGTAGTTAGTACCTATTTTCCGCgcttttgtgtttcacttggtggCAAAAGTTTTGGAACCTTTCGCTTGCTCTGGtgtagcacgagcggttaagcAAAAACTTAGCctccttgtaaaaaaaaaacttgtgcttTCTGTAGCTTCGACGACGATAGCGGACGACTCGCCGGACgaggcgccggcgccgcgcatCCTGCGGCGGCACGCGGCCGAGCGCAAGTACGGCAAGCGGCACAAGCCCGGCGACGGCGACGACAAGGACGCCGGGGACACGGCCTCCAGTGAGTACCGTCGTCCACTGCCACAAGTAAACCTTATTGCCGAGGCATAAGGTTCACCGTAGGTCTCTCGAGTTGCTGTtaataggtacagtcgagttcacaaacatctttggGCTTTGCACACCGCGTTTTTTAAACACGCCCGTTGCCGTGCCCGTCGGttaagaggccttattcctacagaagagcgtattttgtaaattgcttcctttttcattcaagattacgacgtaactattggtatttattcaaaatctggtaacatacttaaataattatttcctaaactaggggctaaaacagttcaaattttcattttcccttataaacctcttttttaatgttttttttcttgggagtctttttcaaattttgcagtgagcagTTTcatttcggttctcaattttgcagTAAATAAGAATCATTTGGGACATGTATAGTTACAATTTGATTTAACATATCTTGTACGAGGgcctggaatgattaacaatggtcgattcagaaaaaaaaatatgataaaataccttccgagttttcttcattttcttggcgaaaacagggttacattatattttttgtccgcaaattgtacgtatattttgctttaaaaataatattatagcaaactgtaactttatgttaacctatcaaaaaaaacataactatgggacctacattgagggtttttttttttttaaagacgtaTAAATCACGCTACACAGACGCCGCGCACTCGGTCtacgcggagcgcgcttagaggacgaacctgtgctcgattgtcaggcgtTCGTTGCGTTCGTAaccagctacggagttccgagaagtgctgtATACTGCGAgtagaaaatcttaatacattttttacactatgcttaacaacagactctcgcttattgatagatttttatttaaatatttcggcgatctcagaaacggctctaacgatttcgatgaaatttgccaTATGCGGTTTTCAATTCCGCATATGGCAAATTCGCATatttgaggttttttttttatgttttccgagcaaagctcggtgtcccacatattatttcatttagttTTGTTATAATTGTCCGACCACTAACCATTCTCTTTTTCATCAGAAAAATCATCTGCCAGCAACAACGACCCAGACGTGTCTATCAAGGAAGAGCCGGAATGGGACGCTTCCAGCATCGAAGAGGAGGAACGATCGATCGCCGAAATGTTCCAGCAAGAAATGAGCGTCAAACAAGAGCCTGAAGATCTGGATATCGACGAGGAGGGATTGGTATGCATAGCTATAGTATTCAAATTGTGAGAAGACTTCTCAGCATCAGCATTAGTCAGTataatttgacagttttttccttaaaaaaatgcCATATAGTACGTATCATAGATTCATGACCAAAGAAAAGTCGAGTCTTCTCACTAAGGATTCCCTCGGACCAGAAACGTCTACTTGCAGAGATGAAACTGCTCTGCGTGGCACCTTTCACAGGCCCCCAGTTCTGTATCGATTCATATAACTACACTCAAACATCGATTGAGCGTGcgattactttactctttatcagtagaaaaaggtgcgaaattaaaattaaaattctgcCAGAGGCAGAATAGCACTTGACTGCTCAAATATAAACAGACGCTTTTGAGCTATAtgctaaagtaaggacgctaagcgcCAATGttactgtgcgagcgggacagtaATATATCCAAATCATCGTCATTACTTTAGCTAAGTTCAAAATACCTGATTGAGACTTTCGTGAGCCTCGGGCGTCTTGCGCGGTGATTTCCTTTCCTCCCTTACGATTTCCGCAATATTTTCCTCTACATTAAACTGTGTGTCGTAACGCAGGTGTACAGCCCGCTGGCGTGCGAGCTGTGCGCGGAGGTGTTCACGCTGCCGGCGGCCTGGGTGCGCCACGTGGAGGGCCACGCGCGCGCCGACCACACGCACGCGCGCAAGCGCAAGCATCGCTCCGCGGTACGTACCTACACTTACAACTAATGCAGGTGTACAGCCCGCTGGCGTGCGAGCTGTGCGCGGAGGTGTTCACGCTGCCGGCGGCCTGGGTGCGCCACGTGGAGGGCCACGCGCGCGCCGACCACACGCACGCGCGCAAGCGCAAGCATCGCTCCGCGGTACGTACCTACACTTACAACTAATGCAGGTGTACAGCCCGCTGGCGTGCGAGCTGTGCGCGGAGGTGTTCACGCTGCCGGCGGCCTGGGTGCGCCACGTGGAGGGCCACGCGCGCGCCGACCACACGCACGCGCGCAAGCGCAAGCATCGCTCCGCGGTACGTACCTACACTTACAACTAATGCAGGTGTACAGCCCGCTGGCGTGCGAGCTGTGCGCGGAGGTGTTCACGCTGCCGGCGGCCTGGGTGCGCCACGTGGAGGGCCACGCGCGCGCCGACCACACGCACGCGCGCAAGCGCAAGCATCGCTCCGCGGTACGTACCTACACTTACAACTAATGCAGGTGTACAGCCCGCTGGCGTGCGAGCTGTGCGCGGAGGTGTTCACGCTGCCGGCGGCCTGGGTGCGCCACGTGGAGGGCCACGCGCGCGCCGACCACACGCACGCGCGCAAGCGCAAGCATCGCTCCGCGGTACGTACCTACACTTACAACTAATGCAGGTGTACAGCCCGCTGGCGTGCGAGCTGTGCGCGGAGGTGTTCACGCTGCCGGCGGCCTGGGTGCGCCACGTGGAGGGCCACGCGCGCGCCGACCACACGCACGCGCGCAAGCGCAAGCATCGCTCCGCGGTACGTACCTACACTTACAACTAATGCAGGTGTACAGCCCGCTGGCGTGCGAGCTGTGCGCGGAGGTGTTCACGCTGCCGGCGGCCTGGGTGCGCCACGTGGAGGGCCACGCGCGCGCCGACCACACGCACGCGCGCAAGCGCAAGCATCGCTCCGCGGTACGTACCTACACTTACAACTAATGCAGGTGTACAGCCCGCTGGCGTGCGAGCTGTGCGCGGAGGTGTTCACGCTGCCGGCGGCCTGGGTGCGCCACGCGCGCGCCGACCACACGCACGCGCGCAAGCGCAAGCATCGCTTCGCGGTACGTACCTACACTTACAACTAATGCAGGTATACAGCCCGCTGGCGTGCGAGCTCTTCGCTCCGCGGTACGTACCTACAGTTATAACTAATGCAGGTGTACAGCCCGCTGGCGTGCGAGCTCATCGCTCCGCGGTACGTACCTACAGTTACAACTAATGCAGGTGTTCAGCGTTGGAGGTGATGGAGACCGAATCAAAGCAGAGAAttacaatagttatatttaatgttaacaGAAGGCTAGTTGCAAAAAGTGATTTAATCTATACACATGTAGAAGCTTATATGGTCGCGTACAGCGCCACACTATGGATTGTTTATGAACTATTGCATACATTGATATGGCTAAGCTTAGAGAGCAAGTACACAAGTTTTCGGTAGATGTCACCTTAAAGAGgttaattaggtacatttcaTAAGTGGTGCCACCTACCGACGATAGAGAGActtaatctatctagattaagtaagtaggtatttaggtatgGTAATACCTAAACTTGTTAAGATAGGTCTTAACAGCAGGTGTACAGCCCGCTGGCGTGCGAGCTCATCGCTCCGCGGTACGTACCTACACTTACAACTTTATCTCTCCTCTCCGATGTGTGAGCTGCACAACTtatatagcgatgtcccgctcgcacattgGTTATCCGATATATGTACAAACCCGAGGACCCACCGCCAacatcgaaaaatttaaaatcgttatctgcctcCCTATTGCTCTTGCATACGACATGTCacaacttcaaacaaaaacttgtGTGCACCTTAAAATAGCAGACACAACATGGATGAAAAAGAAACATACCTTTTACACTTAAAATTAACagtttagtaataaaatatgaaaaaaaaaatagaagaaaaaaaagagattactttatgttaaattttttttaatataaatgtataatttttagttttgatTTGACTGACATGTAACATGACGTTACATGTCAGTCAAATCAATCAATGCCTCGTCATTTTTGTATGTGCTCTATATTTTTGAAGGATCGCTTTGTATTGTGTTT
This portion of the Cydia pomonella isolate Wapato2018A chromosome 7, ilCydPomo1, whole genome shotgun sequence genome encodes:
- the LOC133519679 gene encoding zinc finger and BTB domain-containing protein 42, producing MTSTDTYQLKWHSHSSHLNGSVAALLRSERFTDVVLCTMDGSQIPAHKFILSSCSVYLSGLFEGQRHVTRMGGMLYVVLPSEISTKALKILVEYMYKGETTVSNEVLDTVLKAGEVLKIRGLWRQTDEAGDPPAEKTTTQVASVNKQPVKKPEDLQPKIAVKKDDKLLKTFTPMQQQGVTRPMFIGPPKLVFIKTTEGGTQAALRSAGPKGQTILVAPAPAPDTSTTSATTTTTSTSIAIASTTIADDSPDEAPAPRILRRHAAERKYGKRHKPGDGDDKDAGDTASKKSSASNNDPDVSIKEEPEWDASSIEEEERSIAEMFQQEMSVKQEPEDLDIDEEGLVYSPLACELCAEVFTLPAAWVRHVEGHARADHTHARKRKHRSASDDTEETMALLRCDLCQKHFPNPAEWVRHVQSTHTETELAISNNSAPPKRHNRFTEGAQNKTCSHCKKTFPSHASMLIHMRTHTGERPFVCGLCNKGFNVKSNLLRHLRTLHDQIISPALVEGEADADDEPEGPSEVIVQVKRES